The genomic window GTTGAAAGTTCTCAGGGTTTTCCGCATATCGATCTTAGGTTGACAACAGAAGGACGTGCTGCATCGCCACCAGGTGCATTCAGAAAAAATCCAATAACACTTGCTAATTTGGGTAATCGCCAAGAACATGGTAAGAAACTAAAGGTTTCAATAGAAACCCTAATATTTGATTGGCAAGATGCTCAAGAAAAACGCGAAGAAAAGAACAAATTTAAAGTTCTCTATCCTATCTCGCTTATTTTGAAGATAGATCCTTCTTATTTCGATGCAGACGGACTTAGAACATTTGGCATTGAAGTAATTGCTGAATTGGAGGATGGATATATTCTTGGTATTTCCCTTGATATAGAACTAAGTGAGTTCCAAAAAAAGATAGAAAAATTTATTAATAAAGAACGTGGTGGTAATAAAGTTGCACAAATTTGGGAAATTATAGATAGGAGTAGAAGGTCCGAATATATTCTTGCCCAAGATTTAATAGAACATTGGTATCAAGTTGAAGATGACCAGATATATACTGTTGATGTAGGAATATCTTGTCTTGGAAGTAATCCTTTATTTCCTAATTATCCAACAAGCAAGCCTCATGAAAGTGATGCTCAATTTTTTCAAAGAATCGATATTTGGATGAAAAAACGTCAATCAATATATCAACAATGGAATGAAATTAAGTCAACAAGAGAAAATCAATTTAAAGCCTTTATTCAAGAAAATAAAGGAATTTTCTTAAAGAATAGTGACGAAGATATTCCTAAGTTAGCCCAACTGCCAGATAGCTTTTCTTGCCGTATTCAAATATCAGGACAAGGTTTAAAAGATTTAATTTTTAATTTTCCATATATTTTCGAGATTAGTTTATACAATGAAAATTCAGAGAAATCTTCAATAAATAATAATCAAATATTTTCTCAAATAAAAGAATATTATACTACTAAATTTGATACTGAACAAGAAATTAGTGAATTTCAGAAAAAATTAGTAAAACTTGTCACAGAAAATTTTGGAAATAAGCAAATTACTAATATCTGGGAAATTTTTGATGGAACTAAAAGACCAGAATATATTCTTTCCCCAGAATTAATGGAACATTGGAATAAAGTTAAAGATGACCAGATATATACTGTTGATGTAGGGTTATCCTGTATAGGAAATAAAGAGCAATTTACTGACTATCCAGTACAAAAAATTCATGAAAGTAACTCTCAGTTTATTCCGAGAGTTAATAACTGGATTAACCAACGTAATTTATCCTATGAACAATGGGATAATATCAAATCTGAAATTGAGGAACAATTTCTAGATTTTGTTCAAGGTAAAGAATATAATGGAGTAATTATAAAAAATATTGATGGACATATTTCTAAATATGCTCATATACCAGACTGTTTCTTATGTAGAATTAAAATTTGCGGTAAAGGGATAAAAGATTTAGTTTTCAGTTTTCCGTATATTTTTGATGTCAGTGAACCAAATGAATTTTTAGAACTTATTCAAAAAGAAAATTTATATGATGTTTTCTCCCCCTTATTTCAACTAGAGCCTCCAGAATTTAACGCTCCCAAAGTATGTATTATAGATAGTGGGATTCAAGAAAGACATCCATTACTAAAAGCAGCGATTGACTCAGTAAACTCTATATCTTGGGTTCCTGGAGAGATAGATAAAACTGCTGATTATGTTAATGGTGGACACGGAACTAGTGTAGCCGGTGCTGTTCTTTATCCAAGAACTATACCTCGTACAGAAAGTAAAAAATGTATTTTCTGGATTCAAAATGCAAGAGTTTTAGATAAAAAATGTAAATTACCTAAGCAACTATTTCCACCTAATCTTCTAGATGAGATTGTAGGAATTTACCAAACACAAGCAGGAACAAGATTATTTAATCATTCTATCAATGCTTCTGTTCCTTGTAGAACTCGATATATGAGTGCTTGGGCATCAGCTATTGATAATTTAACATGGCAAAATGATATTCTCTTTATTGTCTCAGCAGGAAACTTACCTCTAGATGGTAAAATTGGCTTTACAAGATTATCTGTCAAAGAACATCTTGCTGCAAATCGAATATATCCAGATTATTTACTGGATAGTTCTTGTAGAATTGCTGATCCAGCACAAAGTTTTCAAGCTTTAACGGTTGGCTCTATTGCTTTGAATTCTTATCATGTACCACCTTATTATTCGATTGCACAGAAAGATAAACCCTCCGCTTTTTCGTGCTGTGGATTAGGAATTTGGGAGACGATTAAACCGGAAGTAGTTGAGTATGGTGGAGATTTAGTAATAGATGAAGGTTTACCACCAAATATTACTTTTCCTAAAGATGTTTGTCCCGAATTAGTAAGATCAACTTTGAACGGTGGCCCAGCGATTGGGGCTGATAAAGTTGGTACTTCTTTTGCAGTACCCAAAGTAAGCCATATTGCTGCACGTCTTGCTGCTGAGTTACCTAATGAAAGTTGCCTTCTTTACCGTGCATTAATAGTACAATCAGCAAGATGGCCAGAATGGATAGTGGGATATGGTGGCGATAAACTGCACATCCTACGTCAAATTGGTTATGGTCTTCCCGATGTTGATCGTGCTTTGGGTAATGCTCCCAATAGAATCACTTTGATGACAACAGGAGAGCGCCGTATTGTAGCTAAACAAGCTCATGTTTACCAAGTAAAACTCCCAGAAAAATTACGTTCTCAAGGAGAGTCATTTAAGATTTTTCTGGAGGTTACTTTATCGTACAAAGCCCAACCACGTCGAACCCGTAGAAATCGCCGAAAATATCTTTCAACTTGGCTTGATTGGGAATGTAGTAAAAAAGGAGAAGATCCAGAACTTTTTAAGGCTAGAGTTTTGGAAGAGTTTGTTGCTCCAGAAGATGCAGAGAAGGGAGAAGGTCTTTTTAAATGGATGCTCGGCAAACAAAATCATCACGGAATAATTAAAGGTGTATCTAGAAGTGCAGGAACCCTTCAGAAGGATTGGGCTGTTGTAAATTCATTTGAACTCACGGAAGCATTTTCTATTGCGGTAGTTGGACATGAAGGTTGGAATAACGATCCAGAAGCTAGCGTTCCATACTCTTTAGTTATGAGCTTTGAAGCTATACAAGTTGATATTCCAATTTATACGTCAATTGTCGAGGCTCAAGTTGAAACAGAGATTCAACCCCCGATAGAAATTCAATCTATTGTAGGTAGCTGATGCGATCGCACTTGAAGCGATGGGTGTAGGATTAATTTGGCAAGGGCGCTATCAAAATCTAGAATTACCCTGGTTGCGCTGGTGGGATAATCAGGGTAATTTGCTACAAACAGGATGGGAGCGATCGCAGCAAGCAGAAGCACGAACGGAACACTTGGCTGCTAAACTAAGAGAATTAAATATTAACCCCGATGAGTTAATTTAATTATTTTGGCAACTATCTTTAGATAGATAGGGTTAACACTATGCGGTAGATCATCAGAAATCCCTTGCTAGTAATGAAAAAATGCAACTTTCATACCTAAAAATTTACATTGCATCTTTGATTTATTTTGTCAATATGTAATCTCCGGCACTGCTGAAGAAATCAGCAAGGCCTTCTCTAGACTGAATCTATATTCATGCTTTCAGTGGATGCAGTTATGACTTTGCGGATGCGATTATATATGTGTACTCGAGCAATAAATAGTTGCTGTTGTTCAGATAAAAAAATTCAGATTTTATCCGACTCTAGTAACTTTGGTTTTTAGCCAATTGTTTGATGTTTTGAGAAGGTAACACAATGAATAATATCCTCAAGCGCACACTTCTACCCAGCCTCATGGCTGCAAGTTTAGCTGGTGTCACCCTAGTTCCAGCAAAACCAGCTGCGGCTGATGACCAAGTACTAAGAGATGTCGGTATTGGGGCTGTTACCAATGTAGTAACAGGAGCTGTTAGGGGACATGGTAGTGTATTAGGCAATGCTGCAAAAGGTGGTGTCACTGGTGCAGCTGTCAATGGTGCAAATGGTCTGAGAAGCCATCACCATCGTCGTAACCGGAATGTTGTTCAAGATGTCGGAGTCGGTGCAGGGGCTGGCGCATTAACTGGCGCAGTTACTGGTGATGGTAGACATACCGTTGGCAATGCTATTGATGGTGCAGCTGTAGGTGGAGCAATCCATCTATTAACCAATCACAAATAATTCCTAAATTCATCAGCCGAAATATTTTCCAACCGTTAACGAACTTATCCCTCCCTAATTCCTCTCCTTTCTAAAAGGAGCAAACCCAACCTCTCTTCCCTGGTAGGGAAGGGAGGTTGGGGGGTTAGATTTATATTGAGATAGATGCCACCGTCAATAACGGATGACGTTAGACTTAATAGTAAACTCTAGCCCTTCAACGCCTTTCTAAAGTTTCGACGATAGGATTGATTTGTAATAAACAAAGCTGGCCATAGCAAAGCTAAACCAATGCGATTGGTCAGAGTTGGATTAAAATTAGTCCGCCCAAACCCATTCCAAAACTTCCAAACGCCGCCTCCGTAAACTACTATCAAAACAAAAAAAATAAAGTTACCCATTCCCATCAACTCCGTTAGTAACTGACAGAATTTAAGTTAAGTTTTACCACACGAGGTAAGCACTTCATAATCAACATTGAGAAAGTATGACAAAACTCCTCACTCTCTGACACCTAAGTCAGTTAAACATACATTCTCTTATTCCAGTGTAGATTAGCCTCACGCGTTGCAGCTAGTTATCAGTGGTGGCAAGCTAGGTCAAAGGACGTAAAAGCTTTATTTCTGGGGTTTTTTGGCGATACATGTTGCTTGTATAACAATCAAGCCTTTAGTTTCTAAGACAGAACAGGGCTGTAAAATGCCCAACAGAGCAGGATTAGTTCCTTGCTGTAGCTTTAATGAAATATCTTTTGCTATAGATTGCCGCAATCTGCCTGAGAACTCCAAAATTCTGTGGCACATTATCTTTATGCTTCATCTACCCAATAAAGATAATATCGTTCACTATCCACCCAGCCTCTCTTAAAATCTTTGATCGGAACAATCTTCAAATCATTGCGGTTGACATTTAGTTTTTTATTTAAAATCAGCAAAATTTTCTTTTGGTCATCTTGATTTTTGAGTAGAGAATTAATTTGGCTTAATATTTCAGTTTCTTCAACATCTTGACGACCTTTTTTAAATAGGGTAAAGCTTCCCATTTTTTGAAGCTCAGGATAGTAAAACTTTCGATTGAGATAACCCGATAAAGGAGCCATATTTGCATCTCGACTGGCAACAATAAACTCATTATCTAACCCAGCTTTTTGAATATATTGAGATATTTCTCGACTGGCAGAAAATGGTACAATTAAATCTCTTGAAAAACTATAAATACCTCCTAAAAACTGGACATAAAGAATTAGCATCAAAGCGATATGATGCCATTTTTGAACAAATGTAATTGAATCTGGACGAATAGAAAACTTATTGAATAAAACTCTAGAGTCTTGATAATAACTTCCCAGCCATAAAGCCGCTATCAGAACTAAATAGAAATGTCCAAAATGCCGAGGCATACCTATAAATCTAAAGTATGTAAAAGCAAATATTACACAATTACCTATAATGTAGAAAAAGAAAGGAATTGGCTTTTTAGATAATTTAATCAAGGTTAAAATTACAAAAAAGAGAGCAATTATCGTACAAACAATTAAATCCAGCCATCTTTTGTGTTGAGGAATAATTAATAAATAACTACCAAATATTCTACCTATGCTTTTCAATAAATGACGGATATCTAATTGTATTACCCAACCATTATTTAACCCACCATAAAGATAACTATCTGTTGGAGGAGTAAGAATATAAATGGATAAAATAAAAGAAAATATGATAATTAAAATACTTAAAAATAAGTCGTATTTTTGGCTTTGACTAAAATACTGCTGGCGATGTTCACTATTAAAACTGAATTCAGCTAGCAAAGTCAATAATAAAGAAAATGATACGAGCAAACCATAAGCACTACTATTTGCTAGTAAACCCAATAAAATGGCCAAATAAGCATAAGTTATTTTTCTCGATGAAAAAACTGTACAAAAAGCAAAAATAAACAACATACTAAAGGCATAGTTTCGAGAAATTAAAAGATATTCATAAAAAGGAAAGAAACCAAAGGAAAACAGAAACTTTTGTTGATAGTTAAAAGGGCTATATAGGCAAAAAACAGTAACTGAAACAACAGTAATTGCCAAATGAAAAATTTGCATAATAATAGGATCATCCACTATTTTTCTCAGAAGTGCCAGAGAAAAATACCATAAAACAGGATGACCTTCATAATGGATATTTGCAACTAAATCCCCTAAAGATTTACTATCTCTGACAATAAGCCAGGGATTTAGTTCATCTCTCCACATCGAATGGTTGAGAATACCTATTAAACCAAAAGTTGAAAAAACAATGATAATAAACCAAGGAGAATGAAAAGATAATCTCGAAGTATATTTGAGAATTTTTTCGTTTAACATTGTTCGTTAAAAATGAAATTTATTTGTATCAAAGTTATATAGCAATCCTAAATGAGTTGTGAAAACTATCGAACCGCTAACGCCTCTGGTCTGGTAGAGAAGCCACCTTCTCTACCAGACAATACGTGAACGCAAAGCGTCTCGTAGAGAAGAGAAGAAACAGAGAATTTCATAAATCATTTAGGATTGCTATATACAGTCGGTTGACCTTGGTTCGGAAAGACGTTTATTTCTACTTGTTAAGTAGGTAGAGATAATTAAACGTAAAATGTCAACCAGTGAAATCACCTCATTGAGCGGCTTTTACTTTCTGCACTTCTCTACGAGACGCTCTTGCTAGCTTGCTTCCCCGTAGGGGTACGGCATGGTTCGACTGCGCTCACCAGCCGCTCAGTAACCACCTCTGATTTCTACTTATAACTTTCTGGCATACCCACTGGTGACAAACCTGCGATCGCTCGTAAGTTTTGGCAACGAATCAACTCAGTAAAATTTAAACCAGAACGCCCTTCAATTTTGGCTACCGCTTCAATTGCAGATAACAGATGCTGCGCTGCTTCAACTTCTGAATAACCGCGCCGCTGTGCTATCCGAATTGCTGCTGCATCGGCATTTAACTCTGACTCTTGAGATTTGTTAGTATGCCAGATCCGAAAAGCGGCGATCGCACTTAATCCCCCAGCTACGACTACACCCACCACATCTGACTGTGCTGCTTCCAAAAATCCGCCTAACAGCCCCGCTAGCAGCACACCTTGATAAATGTCGGCTTTAAACCACTTCACCCCCGTCAACCAGCTAACCATCTGCAACAGCAGCAAGTCTCGTTGCGGCTTTGTCAAGCGACGCCACAAATCAAAATTAATATATATCGGTCGCGCCTGATTCCAGGGTTGGGGAAAGGAGGCGTCAATCACTTTTGCCTGCTCTGGCTTACTAACGACTTTTGTCGTCATCCGACCAGAAGCAGGCATCACATCTAACAAACGGCGAATTTCAACATTTGGCTCCATAAATTTAATTATTAGCCATAATGTGCATGGTAACTATTTTAGTTATCATTCGTGTTAACCTTTTATTTGTGACATACTTTAGCAGTCTTTAAAAATAGCTGTTCTATTATTGAAAACCTCTACAAATTGCGATTTGTGAATAGACCAGACAAAGCCATAAGAATATTGACTAAGCAGTTTGATAGGATGGCGGGATTTTATGGTATGGGTTTGCCCCCAAGTTTAAAACCTCAAAGTTTTGGATAACCATTGAGACTATACTTGTAAATACATGGACGTTTTTGCTACCCTCCCGCCTGAATGGACGAATAAGGCAATACATGCCTATAAGTTTTGCTGTCCTAGCTGCCACTCAAGTAGCCGAGAAGCTGAAAAAGTTTGGCTAAATCGGCGAGCGCCTGTACTTACAGAAGACCGTCGTCGCAAATGGCAAGAGTTCTACTATTGTCACTGTGGTTCTGTATGGTGGGCTTGGAGTAGCGATCGCCCCCCAATAGATATATCTAATCAGCCAGATTATAATCCCACATAGGAAAGTGGATTAAATAACTTATAAAACTCTGCCTGCTTGCTTGAGGAACGAAATCTAATACCAATTCTTTATGAAGCTGCGCTAAATAAAGCTTCGAGAATAAAGTCGTAAGAAGTAAGGGAAGCAATGTGTTCTGGTGTAATTGTTTCACTGACTATATATTACTGTTGATTAAGCCCCCATAAGCTGCTGGCTTTTCTCCCTAATCTGTTGGTTTTTCTCCATAGCCTGTTGGACTTGCTTCATCATCTGTTGGTTTTTCTTCATAGTCTGCTGCAATTTCTGTTTAGACAGCCATAATGACTCTCTTAAGAACGAGTCATCACAGACGAACAGCTTTGCTAGAGAAGCAATCTGCTTTTCTTCTAAATTTTCAGTTTGCTCAGTACTGTACACAAAGCGATCACGTCCTGCTGCCTTTGCTTGATACAACGCTTTATCCGCCGCCGCAATTATTTCTTGAAAGCTAGTGTAAGATGTAGGAATTACTGTGGCTAACCCAGCACTCAAGGTTACATAAGAACTAACTTGTGATTTTTGATGGGGAATTGCCAGTTTCCGCACAGCAAAGCAAATTCTTTGTGCAATGTGAGCAGCACCAAGTGTGTCTGTGTTAGACAAAATTACAGCAAATTCTTCCCCACCATAACGGGCAACTAAATCAGCAGGACGTTGAACAATATTGAAGATGACTCTAGCAATTTCCTTAAGACAACGATCGCCTGCTTGATGACCATAGGTATCGTTGTAGAATTTAAAAAAATCTACATCAACAAGGATGAGGGAGAGGGGCTGTCTTTCGCGTGCCATGCGCCGCCACTCAATATCAAGATACTCTTCAAATCGTCGGCGGTTAGCAACTTGAGTTAAGAAATCAATAGTAGCTATAGTAACTAATCGCTGAAATTCTTCATTCTTCGCTTCTAGTTTTTGCTGAAGTTGGCGACGCTCTAGTTGTTGGCTGGCTACCAAAAATTGATAGTCCAAATTGCTTAAGCTTTCGCCTTGCGCCCAGTTTAAGACCTCTTGCAATGCCTGCCCTTGCAGTAAACATGACTCATCCTGATAACCGGATGCTACCCAAGCATTAAATGTTTGCAAATAAGGATGGAGATTATCTAACTGCCGAATCATCTCATCTGAAAGCATAATTATATTAAATATTTACCTGATTGATATTAAGCGCATATTTGCTATTTATACCAATTCTTTATGAAGCTGGGTGTATTTGGTACAAGTGTGATGGGTCTCAAATTGCAAGTTGAGATTAAACAGAACCGAGAAGAATTGGAAAAAGCTGTTAAATATGCCGCAGAAGCTAGTAGCAAAGAGCGATTACAAATGCTCTACTGGCTAAAAACTGGTCAAGCTACAAGTAGGCGATCGCGCTTCTGAACGTTTAAGGCGTGATGAAGCAACAATAACTCGTTGGTTGAAAAAATATAAAGATGGGGATATAGAGGTTTGTTAAAGTTTTTAGAATTGCTGTCTGCGGATCTCGGCGATGACGTTGCAGTTATTCAGTTTGATCAAGGTTCGTTCCACACCATTAAAACCCGGGAAAAGTCCAGAAAATATTATCCCCATTTTTCAACCACCTCACTCTCGAGAACTGAACCCAATTGAGAGGTTTTGGGAGTTACTCAAAAGCAAACTTCAAGCTTGAAAATTGCAAAACCTTTACCCAACTACGTCAAAAGCTAGCTTCTGTCCTAGAAACAATTACACCAGAACACATTGCTTCCCTTACTTCTTACGACTTTATTCTCGAAGCTTTATTTAGCGCAGCTTCATAAAGAATTGGTATAACTGCATTTTAGACTCTTATCAATCACCATGAGTAACAAACAAAAGCCCACTTGAAAGTGGGCTTTTGCTGACCTAATTCTGAGCTTGGTTTACCATCACCGATTTTAGAAGGTGAAGGTAGTACGTAGAGTGCCTACGTATTCAGTGTCGTTAGCATCGTTATGCTCTGGATTGAAGATTACCAACAAGCCAGGAGTGACTTGAATATTATCGGAAACCTTTAATTTGTAAAGACCCTCTAAGTGATAAGATGTATCGTCATCTAAGTTAACATTGGCGGCGACATTTTTTATGCTACCACCCGTAACTCTGGGTGGTTGACCAAAGATAACACCTAAGACGTTGCCTTTTCCACCAAAGTCTCTCAAAGCAAGCGATCCAGCCCAGTACCAAATATCTGCATCTGCACCCGCATTAACACCAGTCTGAGCATCGGTAGTTGTATAACCTCCCCAACCACTAATAGCCAACTTAGAGCTAAATTGGAATGTAGCTTCTACACCGTAGTTGTTGGATTCGGTACGAGTGTTAGCCCCAAAAGGATTGTTAGCAAAAGTACTACCTGTACCTTGGAAAAGGTTGTTGGCAACAGTATCACCTTGATAAGTGTGCGCATAGGTTAGACCAATATTAAAAGCTTTGGTGGGTTGGAAAGATAACTGACCAAAGATGGCGTTATCACCATCTAATAACCCATTATTCACGGTAGGGTCATTAGCAGTCCTAGCTAGATAAGCACCAGTCAAGCTGATAGGGCCATTAGGATTGAAAGTAACAGTCAAACCAGCGCCACCTTGACCTTGACGATATATGGGGCTGAAACGTCCAAAGCGAGAGAGAGCACCTCTAGCAGAGCTAGCAAAGTCAGGGTTGAAGGTATTAACGTTTTCGTATAACTCACCATTAGTAGCATCAACCTTGACACGCACTGCGTCACTAAAGTTGAAAGCATAATTGATTTTATCGATCACAACAGAGTTGTTGTTGTTACCGTCAAAGCCCAAGCGGGTCATGTTAGTACCGCTCACACCAGCATTAGAGATGGTGTTGTTAGCATTCAGACGAATTTGCAACTGGTCTTTACCAGTGAAACTGCTCAACAAGTTCAAACGAACGCGGTCAGAAAAAGTGGTGTTAGAATCTAAGTCTTGAGTCGGATTACCACCAGGAACTGCTCTATTGTTACCAAAAACATCAGACACGGCGAAAATTGCTTCTCCAACCAACTTGGTAGTAGTGGAGAACTGATTGGCTTCCAACTCAGAAGTGCGAGCTTCTAGTCCATCTACACGACCGCGCAGGGTTGCTAGTTCAGCAGAATATTCTTCTTGTAAACGCTGTAAAGTAGCCAGGTCTTGTTTAGTGACCAAATCGGCAGTAGCTGTAGCAATCAGTTCGTTAACCCGATCTAAACAGGCATTCAAACCTGCGGCAAATTCATAACGGGTCATAGCCCGGTTCCCACGATAGGTACTGTTGGGATAACCTGCAATACAGCCGTAGCGCTCAACTAGGGATTGTAAAGCTTGGAATGCCCAATCTGTGGGCTGCACATCCGAAAATTGCGAAACTGATGTTACCTGACTCATGCTGTTAGAGTCTTGAGCTTCAGATAACTGGGCAACATTTGTTACCTGTTCGTTGACTTCAGCGGCTAAAGCACTATTCGCAACGAAAAATGTAGCAGCGACAATAACCGGACTAACCTTAAAAAGATTCCAGAATCGTTTTGTCATGTTTTTTAGCTCACTCACACCTACTAATCCAATCATCGTAAAATGCTTATAACACTTTACTTTCAGGAATTTTACACACAATCACAGTCAGGATTATACCTTTAGACTGTGATAAATACAAGTCATTTAATATAGTGCTGAACTATAATTTTCAATTAATTTATTTGGTAAGCGCAAAATAATGCGGCGTTTGTAACGTAAAACTGTTCTTTTTTCCTCCAACTGTTGTAGGAGTCGGGGAACTGTTACTCGTGTGGCATTTAACACTTCAGCAATATCTTGATGGGTGACATTATTATCAGGGAATCTCGCTATTTACAATGATTAAGAAACTCTAATGATTGGGATCAAAATTTACCTGTATATCTGAAGGTGTATTCTTCTAAATCATAGCTAGGGACTAACTCCAAATCTTTTCATGGCAACAACTTCTGGTTTAAGGTATCTATCAGTGAGATAGACCAGAATTTTTCAGTTATTTATCTGTTACTTTAATTGTGCAAGTTTAAGAAAAGGTAAGCTTTTAGTAAAATATTTAGTTAACTTATTTTTACTAATTTGGTATTTTCTGAAGACTAAGTATATAGGCGCAAATAATTATGAAGATATAGGGTGAAATGGCGCTTACTTAAGCTGAATTTAGATCCCCGACTTCTTGAAGAAGTCGGGGATCTGGGCAGCACGTCAATTAAGAGCGTTGACCGGTGACAATATATGCTACTCTTTGACCAATATTAGTGGCATGATCTGCCATGCGTTCCAGACAACGAATTGCCAGTGCCAGCAGCACAATTGGCTCGACTACCCCTGGCACATCGCGTTGTTGAGCTAAAGTCTGATAAACGCGATCGTAGGCATCGTCTACAGTATCATCTAGGTGCTTCAAACGGCGTCCACCAGCCTCATCGAAATCTCCCAAAGCCTTCAAGCTAGTTGCTAGCATCGCCTGCGCGTGAAGGGACATAGCTTCAATATCTGGCAGACACGTATGAGGCGTATAAGGAAAAATTTTAATCGCAATCTCAGCTAAATCCTCAGCAT from Nostoc sp. UHCC 0926 includes these protein-coding regions:
- a CDS encoding diguanylate cyclase; translated protein: MLSDEMIRQLDNLHPYLQTFNAWVASGYQDESCLLQGQALQEVLNWAQGESLSNLDYQFLVASQQLERRQLQQKLEAKNEEFQRLVTIATIDFLTQVANRRRFEEYLDIEWRRMARERQPLSLILVDVDFFKFYNDTYGHQAGDRCLKEIARVIFNIVQRPADLVARYGGEEFAVILSNTDTLGAAHIAQRICFAVRKLAIPHQKSQVSSYVTLSAGLATVIPTSYTSFQEIIAAADKALYQAKAAGRDRFVYSTEQTENLEEKQIASLAKLFVCDDSFLRESLWLSKQKLQQTMKKNQQMMKQVQQAMEKNQQIREKSQQLMGA
- a CDS encoding iron uptake porin — encoded protein: MTKRFWNLFKVSPVIVAATFFVANSALAAEVNEQVTNVAQLSEAQDSNSMSQVTSVSQFSDVQPTDWAFQALQSLVERYGCIAGYPNSTYRGNRAMTRYEFAAGLNACLDRVNELIATATADLVTKQDLATLQRLQEEYSAELATLRGRVDGLEARTSELEANQFSTTTKLVGEAIFAVSDVFGNNRAVPGGNPTQDLDSNTTFSDRVRLNLLSSFTGKDQLQIRLNANNTISNAGVSGTNMTRLGFDGNNNNSVVIDKINYAFNFSDAVRVKVDATNGELYENVNTFNPDFASSARGALSRFGRFSPIYRQGQGGAGLTVTFNPNGPISLTGAYLARTANDPTVNNGLLDGDNAIFGQLSFQPTKAFNIGLTYAHTYQGDTVANNLFQGTGSTFANNPFGANTRTESNNYGVEATFQFSSKLAISGWGGYTTTDAQTGVNAGADADIWYWAGSLALRDFGGKGNVLGVIFGQPPRVTGGSIKNVAANVNLDDDTSYHLEGLYKLKVSDNIQVTPGLLVIFNPEHNDANDTEYVGTLRTTFTF
- a CDS encoding helix-turn-helix domain-containing protein; the encoded protein is MARFPDNNVTHQDIAEVLNATRVTVPRLLQQLEEKRTVLRYKRRIILRLPNKLIENYSSALY
- a CDS encoding S8 family peptidase — translated: MVESSQGFPHIDLRLTTEGRAASPPGAFRKNPITLANLGNRQEHGKKLKVSIETLIFDWQDAQEKREEKNKFKVLYPISLILKIDPSYFDADGLRTFGIEVIAELEDGYILGISLDIELSEFQKKIEKFINKERGGNKVAQIWEIIDRSRRSEYILAQDLIEHWYQVEDDQIYTVDVGISCLGSNPLFPNYPTSKPHESDAQFFQRIDIWMKKRQSIYQQWNEIKSTRENQFKAFIQENKGIFLKNSDEDIPKLAQLPDSFSCRIQISGQGLKDLIFNFPYIFEISLYNENSEKSSINNNQIFSQIKEYYTTKFDTEQEISEFQKKLVKLVTENFGNKQITNIWEIFDGTKRPEYILSPELMEHWNKVKDDQIYTVDVGLSCIGNKEQFTDYPVQKIHESNSQFIPRVNNWINQRNLSYEQWDNIKSEIEEQFLDFVQGKEYNGVIIKNIDGHISKYAHIPDCFLCRIKICGKGIKDLVFSFPYIFDVSEPNEFLELIQKENLYDVFSPLFQLEPPEFNAPKVCIIDSGIQERHPLLKAAIDSVNSISWVPGEIDKTADYVNGGHGTSVAGAVLYPRTIPRTESKKCIFWIQNARVLDKKCKLPKQLFPPNLLDEIVGIYQTQAGTRLFNHSINASVPCRTRYMSAWASAIDNLTWQNDILFIVSAGNLPLDGKIGFTRLSVKEHLAANRIYPDYLLDSSCRIADPAQSFQALTVGSIALNSYHVPPYYSIAQKDKPSAFSCCGLGIWETIKPEVVEYGGDLVIDEGLPPNITFPKDVCPELVRSTLNGGPAIGADKVGTSFAVPKVSHIAARLAAELPNESCLLYRALIVQSARWPEWIVGYGGDKLHILRQIGYGLPDVDRALGNAPNRITLMTTGERRIVAKQAHVYQVKLPEKLRSQGESFKIFLEVTLSYKAQPRRTRRNRRKYLSTWLDWECSKKGEDPELFKARVLEEFVAPEDAEKGEGLFKWMLGKQNHHGIIKGVSRSAGTLQKDWAVVNSFELTEAFSIAVVGHEGWNNDPEASVPYSLVMSFEAIQVDIPIYTSIVEAQVETEIQPPIEIQSIVGS
- the phoU gene encoding phosphate signaling complex protein PhoU, yielding MKAVDYTPNPQRPQLARAIRRLERDVLRMGALVEQSFRLSHQALFARNLTAAEELPRLDKKIDRFYRQIESECTAIMTLQAPTAQDLRCLSAFMQLVRDLERIGDYAEDLAEIAIKIFPYTPHTCLPDIEAMSLHAQAMLATSLKALGDFDEAGGRRLKHLDDTVDDAYDRVYQTLAQQRDVPGVVEPIVLLALAIRCLERMADHATNIGQRVAYIVTGQRS
- a CDS encoding DUF3318 domain-containing protein; this encodes MEPNVEIRRLLDVMPASGRMTTKVVSKPEQAKVIDASFPQPWNQARPIYINFDLWRRLTKPQRDLLLLQMVSWLTGVKWFKADIYQGVLLAGLLGGFLEAAQSDVVGVVVAGGLSAIAAFRIWHTNKSQESELNADAAAIRIAQRRGYSEVEAAQHLLSAIEAVAKIEGRSGLNFTELIRCQNLRAIAGLSPVGMPESYK